In Cryptomeria japonica chromosome 5, Sugi_1.0, whole genome shotgun sequence, the genomic window GAGGCAATGGCATGTGCAGAAGACCCAAAACAAGCAGGAGCAACAAGAACAGCATGAGCAAGAGTCACTGCACTAGCAGGAGTGGCTTGAATAGGGGTGAGGACGTGAGCAGAAGCGCAAGTGGGAACCATTGTTCAAAAAATATCTGGGATACTCCTTTTTTTTGTAACTTTTGTTGTTTCCTTGTTTAGTTGTAAATAAAATCCAACAAAAAGGTAATTTAGTTTTCTTCCAAAATTTATCTTATGAGCTATAAATATCTATTGCATGCTTTTGTACTAGCATTAGTATAAATAAGTGTTTCTTGGTGGATCTCCGAGTGACCATTAGCCTCGGTACAATTCATCTGTGGACTGAATTCTTTATATTCTGTTTTTTCATCCTTCTTATCATCCATTGAATTATTTTTGTAAATGATATGGAATAGTTTGTTTTATATAATTGATGCTGGGCTTTCGTTTTCAACCTTCAAAGAGTGCAATTAGGGGGCTTGCTTTCTTCTTCCTTGGAACTTTTTGTACCTGTTTCTGATTGTGGGTGGTATATTCATCATACTGACTGATAAGACTATTTGAACACAGTAATGAAATAGAAACGTCACCTTAGGTTTATTTGGAGGATTCAGAATATTCCTAGAAATAGCTTTATTTAAAAACTGATTAAACGTTTATGTACAGTCAGAACAAGGTCTGAAAAAACCTTTTGGAAATCTATATAAGTGCTGAATGTAATCTAGGACAAATGGCAGAGAAACAAGAGTAGTAGTGATCCTATAGAAAGGTCATTTTTTCAAACCTTCGTTGTTTCCCTGTTTCTTGTAAATTAAATCTAATAATATGTTAAACTTAATCTAGTTTTTCCGAAAATTTTCTTATGAGCCATGAATACCTATTGTGTGCTCTTGTTACTAGCATGGATGTAAACCATCTTATAAGTGTTTCCTGGTGCAACTTCAAGTATCCATTAGCTTCAGCATGGTTCTTCTATAGTTTCAATGATCCATATGATGCAGGCAGGCATAACTGTCACAAGTTGTCCAAAATCAGTAGTATTGTCATGACACATTGAACACGGAATTTGAAATGGAACATACTGACGGTTGGTGCTGCCAATTCTAAACTGAAGTCAAACATCTATAAGGGCATGATGAAGCCAGTTGAGGGGTTTAGAAAGTGTATTATGTGTTGATACATTTGAGAATATAGCTGTAGGAGACCGTAAGCTTTGAGAAATTGGAGCAGCAAACCGGTTGCATCCCCTCTCTGTACTTGTGTTTTTTATAATAATATCAATAGGTAGTTAGACATTTGCCACCACCAGCTGGTTTTTTCCCTCAAAGTGGGATTTTATGAAATAAATTTTTTCTgtgtttgcaatttttttgatattCTCTCTTGTAAACTGACATATGTGAGTGATCAAGTAGGACAGTAGTTATTTTAGTGATTTTCATAGTTTCTGTGTTTTGATGAAATTACGGATGACCCAAATTCTGATATCTTTGTTTTTTGCCCGTCTTGTCATCTTTTTACTTGTGTAAATGATATGAAAAGTTTGCTAGGATGATTCTTCTTTTGAGATTCTTGGGCTCTTCTGATTCTTTGTAACTCTGCTGAATTTTTGCAGTGTTCACTGGTAGATAATGTTCAGCTATTCCTGTATATTTCCATATAGAAAAGTTATCTATTTCTtatgtatttttaattaaaaatctctGGATATTGACTGCAGGAAACGACTTTTTAGTATGATAAATGATCTCCCAACTGTTTTTGAGGTGGTTTCTGAGAGGAGGCAGACAAAGGATAAGATTCCTGCAGATAATAGTGGAAGCAAATCTAAAGTATCTTCAAAGGTTGGAGTTTCTGCCTGTATAGGATGGGATATGCATCATTTCACTTAACATTGTTGTTTTGCTAGTTATATTTATGCGATGAAAGATTTCATAGTATGATATTTTCAAATTGCAGCGAATTAATGATGGACAGTTAAAGAATACTAAACCAGTTCTGAaggaggatgaagaagaagatgaggatgaagatgaagagcaTGGTGATACAATATGTGGAATTTGTGAAGGAATCTATTCTTCTGATGAGTTTTGGATTGGTTGTGATATATGTCAAAGGTGGTACCATGGTAAATGTGTGAAGGTTACATTTGCTAAAGCACAGACTATCAAGTCCTACAAATGCCCATTATGCAGTAGCAAGAAAGTTCGCCAGTGAAGCCTCCATAACAATAGTTACAATTTTATTTAGCTGTTAAGCTTGGAACTGCTTCAGAAGGTGCAGGGCCCATTGTGTGAAGTATCTTACCACTCCTAAGTTAGTTTAAGATAATTGTTGATCTGAAACCACTTGTAAGATATTGACGATTCTTTGCTTTTGCAACACATTAAACATGCACGGTTGTAGAAGACTAAGTCTATAATTTCAAAGGAAAAGTCTTGTTACTTCTTTGCACTTTATTTTTTTGGTAACACTACTGTATTCTCTGACTAAGGTTCAGGATATAAGCAGTTCGGTGATGGTTTGGGATAGAACttttacaaatgaactttgtaggAATGGGGATGCAAAGAGAGGTCTCTAGGGTCTCTTCATTTGTAAAATTTGGATTACTCATTTGGCATCGCATGTCATTCATTTGAGCAATTTTAGGATTGGATCTGATTTGTTTCAAGTTGGTTTTTGTAAATTTTTGCTTGCTTTTCTAAATGACCTACCATTTATTTTTGGAATCATATGCTTTCTTGAAGGAATATCTTGTAAATAATAATCCTGGTTTTGTTTTACTTGGCTAACATTTGAAGTTGCTGTAAAGAATTGACGCATCTTACTTTAATTGCTGCTCTATATGAGGAATTGCTTTTTCGACTATATGAAAATGTCTGTATAATTATGGATTTTTGTGTAACTTACTAATGCGCATGCCTCAGTTCTGCATTCAAGGTTTTGTATTGTGTGGATCTGGCGCATGGATCACAAGCTACTTTTGGGACGTACAAACTCGAAAATATGTTATCTAAGTAATTTTTCTGACTATTTCATTATTAAACATATACAAAGACATTTGTTACCCTAATTCCCTGCAAGTAATTATAGTAATATTAATAAGATGATATAATAGTAACCAACAAGGTTGAATTGGACTACAAAAATGTCAGGAAAGATACAGAAATCAGCGGTCGACGATGTTCAAAAATTAGTGCTAGTGTGGGAAATTCACTAGGTTGGCATGCATGCCAAGTCCATTATGAATCACAAGGTATGTTAGCATGGGGTATTCACTAGGCTGGTACAAACATGCTTggagatttaattgatttatgttttCGGGATGAAATGTTATTTTAGGGAATGCAAAATGGATGATTATATAACAAAGAAAAGATTTGCTTTAAACTAAAAAATTACTCAATATCTTTATCATATACATTATATAGATTTTACACAAGATTTGAGTTGAATTGATATTTCACAACAGCTGACAAATTAACAAATGTCAAAAATCAAAATTAAGTGCTTCcattatttattataaaattaaaaaatacaacaaaatgtaAAAAGGCTGTCAAAAATCAAAATTAAGTGCTTCcattatttattataaaattaaaaaatacaacaaaatgtaAAAAGGTTGCAAATAATTATATAATAACTCACAAAAATGTAAAAAGTACTATGTTGCCTTATTGACAATTGtcaaaattgcatcaaaattaAGCCATTGTTAGGCATTGTTTCAGTAGACACCAAAATTTAAAATTCTTGTAGTAGTCAATCTTcactaataattaaatattttttttaattatttaatcaatctaCTAATCGCCCTTCCTCtccatattaattaattaattttatattatttaactaattatcaTTTatctcataattaattaattatttttattagtttCTTTCTCTATGGTCGAATAAATAAACTAATTTATCCTTTCATTTATACTTTCATTCCTTAGTTTGATAAAAAGACAAAAGTTTATTTACTTTTACCTGTTTGctcatgaaattaaataattttagtaTTTAGTTCTCCCATTTTCTTCGACCTCTCCACTATTTTACAGTCATCGCTTACTTGTCCTCTAATTCCTTTCACTAGATTCTCCACCTCTCTACTATCTTACGACCTTTGCCACTTTCCTTTAGATTCCTTCGAAGCatcttcccactctctccctatctTTGACAAAATTTCTCCTATGCGATCTCAATCGTCCATCCCTTTTGGGATGAATTCAAACTTGACTGTTGATCATATTCCCTCTATCTTTATAAATTCAAATCTTTGCTTCCTTTTTTGGGTTTAAACGCTATACTTAGCTCTTATTTTACCATATGTTTATTCTTGCAAATTTCTGAGGGCAACAATATTATCAACATTTTGAAGGAGACTTGAGGACTATGGAGATCTTTAGGGGAGTTTTTGATTGATGCTTTTGGCATTGATAGTTTCATGTTCTTGAATTTATTGCTCTCGATTTCATTCCTTTTTGCTAATCATGTTTTCATTTCTTATCATAATCATCTTGTTTAGTGTTTTGGAATGATATACTTGAGGATTTGATATTTATACTTGCTACTCCCTTTGTCACATTCTTCATAGTGTAAATTAGATATTAGCTGTGATTTGAGGATTTGGTGGTTATCTTAAGACAATCATAACAtctcatttttttaatttacatttcTGGCACGTCTGGTGGGACAATTTTTAATCGTGCGTATTTCTAATTGTATGTAGTTTTTCTTTAATTGCATGTAACCTTTTCTTAATTGCATGTAGTCTTTTTATTACATGTAGTTTTTTCTTAATTGCATGTAGCTTTTTCTTAATTGCATGTAGTTTTTTTAATTGCATGTAGCTTTTTTTAGATTGCATATAGCTTTTTTTTGGGTTGCATATGCTTTTTCTAGTTGCATGTGTTTTTTTTCCTAGTTGCATGTGCTTTTTTGGTTGCATGTTTTTTTGCATGTTGCTTTTTCTCAATTAGATGAAGACTTTGTGTTACTAATTCATTTTATGCAACTTGTCCTTTGTTAGACGAAGAGCCCTACTAAGAACTACTAACGATCTTGTTGCAGGGCCAAAGTGTGGAAAGGGGTTTTACTTGAAACTTATAATTTGTGGTGTTGCAGGGTtttgtattaatttttatttttgcttGCTTCATAGGTTAGAAAACATTTTGAATTGGTGTTCTAAAATGAACCTTGTCTTCCATGTTTGGCATGCTTGTCCTTTTGTCTAGGGTGGACCCACAGTTGTAttgagtatcctctcccctcatctTCAGGATCTTTGGTGAAAGAGAAAGGTATCAACGACac contains:
- the LOC131049919 gene encoding PHD finger protein ALFIN-LIKE 2, with product METATSVSTNPRTVEEVFTDFRARRAAIVRALTSEVDQFYSLCDPEKDNLCLYGYPNDSWEVNLPAEEVPPELPEPALGINFARDGMQRKDWLSLVAVHSDSWLLAVAFYHGARLNHNDRKRLFSMINDLPTVFEVVSERRQTKDKIPADNSGSKSKVSSKRINDGQLKNTKPVLKEDEEEDEDEDEEHGDTICGICEGIYSSDEFWIGCDICQRWYHGKCVKVTFAKAQTIKSYKCPLCSSKKVRQ